TCGTGTTGGTGGGGCACTCTCACGGCGGGGCGGTCATCACCGAGGCGGGCACGCACCCCAAGGTCGTCGCCCTTGTGTACGTCGCCGCCTTTGCGCCGGATACCGGCGAGTCGGTGACGACACTCTACGGCGACCCGAACGCTGCCGAGTCGCCGCTCGTGTCGGCGCCCGGTGGGTTCTTGTTTCAGGACCGGGACGGGTTCCACAGTTCGTTCGGTGCTGACCTGCCCGCTGCAGACGCCGCGTTTCTGGCCGACGCGCAGGTGCCGTTCGCCGCGAAGGCTATGGGGGACCCGGTCACCGAGCCCGCATGGCGCACCAAGCCCAGCTGGTACCTGGTCGCAACCGAGGACCGCATGATTCCGGCGTCAGCTCAGCGCGCGATGGCGAAGCGCGCCGGTGCGACAACGGTCGAGGTGGCTGCTGGCCACGCCGTGTACATGTCACGTTCGGCTGAAACGGCAGCCCTCATTCGACAGGTAGCGTGCGAGGTGTGTAGCTAATCAGCGTGTCGGCCTCGGTGGAGAAGCCGATGGACGGGCCAGGTACTCCGCGACCGGGATCGGCGCAGTCTCCGAGTAGCCAAGGGGCAGCAGAACATCGCCGGCGGTGGTGACGTAGTAGACCTGCCACCGGTGATACCCGCGAAAAGCCGCCGGATCGGAGTCCATCACCGCGGCATAGTCGTTGACCGCCCGGACATATCTGTCGGAGTTGTTGTAGCGGAACAAGGCGTTGTCGCGATCGGCCGTAAAACCCTGCGCGGCAAGGAATCGGGCCGCCGCCATGATGGCATCGCGCGGGGCGTGAATGTCACCGCCCGCACCGTATTCGGCCCACGTGGTGGGCATGAACTGCATCGGCCCCTGAGCACCGGCGGTGCTCGTGCCCTCGATGCGGCCGAAACCGGTCTCGATGAAATTGATCGCCGCGAGGTGGGCCCAGGGCACTCCGGTGGCCGCTTCCGCCTCGCGGTAGTGCGCCAGCAGTTCATCGGCCGGCGCCGGTGTGACGATCCGCCACGCCGGCACCGTGTCGCGGATGCCGGAACTCTGCCCCAACGCGGCGAGGTTGCGGCGCGCGTCGATGTTGCGGTCATAGCACTCCAAGAGCCCCGGCGGCATCCGAGTCCGCACAATCGACTCCCGGTCGAGATCGCGTCCGAGCATGCGATAGGCCGCCTGCTGCCGCTGCGCGGCCGCGGCCCGGGCGGCCTCCGACGACGACGGGTCACGCAGCGTGCGGTCGTCGTCGACGAGGTCATCGGCGATCTGCACGGGGTCCTCCGCCAGTTCCCCGCGCGGGACCTCCGGCGTCGACGACGGGGCGGCCGCCTCGGTCTTCGAAGAGGTCGCGGAAGTGGTGGGTGACGGGGCCGCTGGATCCTCCGCGCTCGAACACCCGCCGAGTGCCAGCAGAACAGCGACGAGAAGCGCCGAGCGCGTCCCGCAGCAAGACGCTGTGGTCATGGTTCGCACACCCTCGACTATGGCAGCATCGATCAGATGACCGTTGTCATCGCCCTGCGCTGTGCGGATGGTCTGGTCATGGGCTCGGATTCACAGATCACCGACCCCGGCCGCGGACTGACCTACCCCGACCAGAAGCTGCACGCGTTGGGTAAGCGTGCGGCGTGGGGTGGCAGCGGCTCCCGCGCGGTGCTTCATGACCTCGAGCAGATCTTCGGGTCCGAGCCCGAATCCATCCTCGAATCCGACGACATCGGCCGCGCCCTGCAGGCGCGCGCCGTACCCGTGCTCAAACATCACTACGAGAACTTCATCGAGAACGTCCCAGCGCAGAAGTCCAGCGGCGCCACTCCGGCGACGTATCTGCTGGCGGCCGGCTACACCGGAGGCCAGCCCTTCATCGCGGACATCGACCCGCACGGACTGATCGGCCGTCACGAGGACACCGGATTCCAGGCAATCGGCAGCGGCGCACCGATGGCGCAGCAGGCCTACACGCTGATGGAGAACTTCACGATGTCCGACCGCGGAGTCGACTACGGCCTGCTGGGCGTGCTGCGGGTGCTCGACGCGCTGGCCGTCTCGTCGCCGAGCGTGGGTGGCCCGATGGACCTGTGCAGGATCACTTCCGAGGAGGCGCACCACCTCGATCCCGACGAGGTCGCCGAGGTCCGCGAACAGGTGAGCCGATGGAAGGACCGCGAGCGGGAAACGCTCGACAACCTCTTCGGCTAGTTGATCGGCGACGCGGACCCTGAACAACAACCGAGCCCGAACAACATCACCGTTGGTGACAGTCGCGGTGGATCCCAGACGAAGTCGTCGATCAGGTTCGCCGCGTCGCAGACAAGCACGTCCTCAAGCCAGGAGACCAGAAGGTCCTGCGGCCTATTTCGCAAACGGGGCGGTCATGCCGGCGAGAGTTCCAACCGGCTCCACATCGGGATTCTCTTCTGTCCTCATCTCGCGGATGAACTTCTCGACGCTCTTCTGCCGATCCGCGTGTGAGTCGAGCTCCCGGGACGGACCCAGCGGATGCTGTAGTGCGTACCAGAAGCCGCCGAGGCGAGTGGTCATGATTGTCCTATCTTTTTTGGGGGCAGCTGAGCGGCAACATGATTGGTCAGCAGCTGCAGCCGGTGGGGTCTACCTGTTCCTGGGCATGGCAGGCGGCGCCTGCCTGCCTGTCGGCGCACTTCGATCCGCACCATTGCCTGAGGGGTTCGGACGGCCTGTGGAGTTCGGACGCGATGTGTCATCACGATGCGTGTCCGGGTCGATCTTGTCGGCACGGTCGAATTCCTCGTTCACCTCGTCACGCGCGGAAGCCGCCTCTGTGCGCCGCACCTGCGCCTGGTGTTGTAAACCCGTCGCATGCGCTGCGTTGGCGTCGGCTTCGGCTTGAGCGGCGCGGGCTTTGGCCGCGGTCTCCTCGGCGAGCGCCTCCTGCTGCCCAACCCGGTGCGACTGCTCGGCGGCGGTGTCACGGATGTCGCCAGCCTCGACACGGTGGGATTCGGCACGTTTGTTACGCGACACCCAGGCGACTGCCACAATCAGCAGAATTGCGATGATCGCGACGATGACGAGCAGGACGATGGTGTTGGTGGTCATGGTGACTCCTCATTGGTTCAGTGTGTGACGAGCGGGCGTGTGGCGGACTCTTGCCTGTGACGGGGCCAACAGCTTCCTTCCCTCGGTGTTTGAGCGATCGCGCTACAGGTTGACGTCGCGCTGACTGGACTCAGTCGGCTGCCGAACGCGAAACCAACGACGGAACAGTCCAGGTCGATTCGAGCCAGCCTGGCCACCTTCGCCGTAGGCAGGATCCAGGCTCTGCTGTTCCAGCAGGGTGGCACGGTCGCGATTGATGAATGCCGTCTCGCGTTGGGATCGAGCGAGCTCACGCCGCGCGTCCTGCCCGCGGGCCGCCGTGCGCCGGGCACCGGCCAACAGCGTGCTCATTCCCAACATGGCCACGGCACCGACCACGATGCCGAACAGAAAGAGCGTGCCCGTCGACCCGGTGACGTGATAGCCGAACACAGCGAAATTGTCGGTCAACGGGTGCGCAGGACCGGCGTTGCTCAGCACTCCCAAGACTCCGACGATCACCGCGACGAGCAGAACTGCCAATCCGATGATGACGATCATGGCGACGCCTCGTATTCCCTGCTAGATACCTCAGTCAACGCCGAAGCGCAGCCCTTGTCAACACCGTTGACACACAACGTGGGACTACAGTGTGGGCGGAGTGTCATATAAGGAGGCATTGATGACGCAGCAACCGACTGGTGGCCCCTCTGACGGCGAGTCATCGGAGGCTCTCGACCGCAAGAACGGTCAGATCACCCGGTCCCTCATACTGCGATCAGCACTGGAGATCATCGACCGTGACGGCGTCGACGCACTGTCGATGCGCCGACTCAGCGACGCCGTGAACCGCGACACGACAGTGCTTTACCGTCACCTACCAAACAAAGCCGCCGTCCTCGACGGGGTGGCCGAGATCGTCTTGAGTCAGCTTGCGGTGGACACCGCCGACCGAGACTGGTCGGGCCAGTTGCGCGCCGTCGCACATCGATTCCGCGCGTTGGCCCTCGACCACCCCAAGGTGGTGCCGCTGCTGGTCACCCGGCCTCTGGCCACCCCACTTGGGCAACGGCCACCGGGCACTCTGCGGCCCCTTGAGAACATCCTCGCCCTGCTGACCTCCAACGGGTTCGCCAGCAAAGACGCCCTCCGCGTCTACCGGGTGCTTTTCGCCTATCTGCACGGCCACATCCTGACCGAACTCCAGGAGGTCATCGAGAGACCCGAAGAGACCGATCATGTCCTCCAGCTCGGGCTCCATCGGCTGCCGATCACGGAGTTCCCCCACATACGTTCGGTGGCACCTGCGTTGGCCACCTACGACGGAGCCGCCGAACTCGACCGTGGCCTCGACCTTCTTCTCACTGGTCTCACCGCCACCCTCACCTATGCCGACGGAACCTCCTGCACCACCACAGCCGCGCTCCACGACCGCTCCTGCGAATCCCCCGAACTGCTGCGCCCCCGCTGACCGCGCCCCTGGATTGACAGCGCCGGTCCAGGCCCCGCCAGAGAGGCGGACAGTGATTCCACAGATCAAGCGGGCCATGCGGATGGCCTTCGTCCGATGCCGCGCTGGCGGACCCGCCCGCGCATCAACCTGCGCGGCAGGCGCCGTGGCCGCAGGCAGGCTCGCCGCGCAGGGCGCGTCGGTCATCCTGGTGGCACGCCGAGTCCGGGTTGGTGGCGGTGCGGGCCAGGCCGTCACCCACCTAATCCTGGACCGCCTTGGCGATCGCGACGAACCGGGTCAATGCCGCACCGTCTGCGGCTGCGCCCCTGGCCAATTCGCGCGTCGCCTCATGGACCACACGCACGATCACCCATGCCCGGGCACGGTCCTCATCGAAACCCGCGGCGTCGGCCAGCGCCCAGAACCGCGCCCGAACACCGTCGCGGATATGACCCGCAAGATCGTCCCAGCGGTGCCAGAGCATCGGCGCGATCTCGGCGTGCGGATCGCCGTTGAGGGGCCGAGGCGAGATGCTCAGCCACGGTTGGCGATCGGAGGCCAACACCGTGCCGTAATGCAGATAGCCATGCAGCACCCGCTCGGAATCGACGCGCTCCCCAGCCAATTCGCGTCCCAGTGCGCTCGCCTGCTCGACAAGGCGGCGCGGGATCGGCGCGCTGCGAGGCAGTGCCCCGAAGTCGCGCACCCAGTCCTGGACCTGGGACCCCAGTGGGCTCAGCTGCGGCATGGCCGGTACGTGCAGGCGTCGGTACAGATCGGCGATCACACCGCAGGCCTCGACGTCGGGCACCGCCGCAAGGCTGCGCGCCTGCAGGCGTTCGAGCAGCAGCGCGCGCCGACGTGGGTCGGCCCGCAGCAGACGCGCCGCGCCGTCACCAGCCCACCGCCGAAGCACAAGGTGCTCCTGACTGTCCGGCGCATCGGGCCCGCCGACCTTGAGCACGGCCGGCAGGGAAGCCGACGTGCGCACCGGCACCACGAGGGAACGGGAACCGTGGATGGCTGGGCCGTCGGGGCGAAGATCCCACTGCTCCATGAGGCTGTCCACGACAGCGCCGACCACGTCACCCACGTGTTTCACCGTAGGGGCCCGGGGGTACAGGCCAACCACGCTGCGTCAAGATCAGCGCTCCCATGACCTGGAAGGCGACCCCCCCATGATCCCCTTCATCTGCCCCACGTGCGGTCAGTTCGACCTCGAGTCGCCCGCGTGCGCTTCCTGCGCCACTGACGACGGTGGCCGCACATCCGACCTCCGGTAACGGCTGTCAAACACGCTCGTGAACCTTCCGGTTGCAGCCGTTCGCACTCCGTTGGCGCAGACGTGAATGAAATAATGGCCCCATGCCCGACCCGTCATCCGCTCCGGACGCCGAGACCGACGCGTTGGCCCAGGCCGCCGGGGATCTGAGTGTCGGCAGCTTCCGGTTCTGGTTCCTGAGCCAGCGCTGGGAATGGTCCGATCGGGTGGCACGCATGCATGGCTACGAGCCCGGAACCGTGACCCCCACCACCGAACTGCTGCTGTCACACAAGCATCCGGAGGACCGGCAGCACGTTCAGGAGCTTCTCGACAAGGCGCTGCACTCGGGCGGGTCGTTCTCCAGCCGACATAGGTTCATCGACACCGCGGGGCAGGAACACGCCGTCCTCGTGCTCGCCGACCGCATGGTCGACGATCGCGGCGCGGTGGTGGGCACCGAGGGTTACTACGTCGACCTGACCCCGACCGTCGACCAGGCCCGGCGGGACGCACTCGAGACGTTGCCGGGCATGTTCAGGTCCCGCGCGGCTATCGAGCAGGCCAAGGGCATGCTGATGCTGGTCTACCGGATCGGCGCCGACCAGGCCTTCGAACTGCTCCAGTGGCGGTCGCAGCACACCAACACCAAGCTCCGGACGCTCGCGACCCAGGTGGTGGCCGCGGCGAGCGCCGAGGATCTCGGCTCGGACGCACTGCGCCGCCGGTTCGACCACCTGCTGCTCACCGCACACACCCGCACTAACGGGTGACCATTTCGGGTACATACTGATCGCAATGATCGATTTCCAGTGACGGATCGAGGGCGGACAGGTTCACGGCGGTGGGGCAACTGGACATACGGCAGGACGTCCACGACGGGGCGATCGTCGTGTCGGCCGAGGGTGAAGTCGACTCCGGCAACGTGGGTGAACTGGCCGCACATCTCGACGAGGCGCGCGGCGCCGCCGCGACGTCGCAGCGCAGGCTTCTCGTCATCGAGTTGGACCGCGTGAAGTACTTCGGCAGTGCAGGGCTCAGCGCGGTGCTGGACTGCCATGAGCGGGGCGGCGTTGAGGGGGTCACGGTGCGGCTCGCGGCAAGCAACACCGAGGTGCTGCGCCCGATCGAGGTGACCAAGCTCGACGAGGTGCTCCACCTCTACGACACGGTTGCCGCGGCCACCCACGACGACGGCCGAGACTAGATGAGCGCCCGCGATCCCGACCGCTCACCGTCATCGAGGGTGTTCGCCGACGGCGGTGAGGTTGGCCGGGATCTCGGGCAGGTGGACTGGGACGCGACGCCACTGGGGCCACCGCAGCAGTGGCCGCAGAGCCTGCAGGCGGCGGTCGGAATTCTGCTGTCGTCACGGTTCCCGATGTGGATGGCCTGGGGGCCAGATCTGACGTTCTTCTGCAACGACGGCTACCGGCGCGCCACCCTGGGAGAAAAGTACCCGTGGGCGCTGGGCAGGCCCGCGCGGGACGTGTGGGCCGAGATCTGGGATGACATCGGATGGCGGGTGCATCAGGTGCTGGACACCGGTCAGGCGACCTGGGACACCGCGCTGCTGCTGTTGCTGAAACGCTCGGGATACATCGAGGAGACCTACCACACCTTTTCCTACAGTCCGCTGCGCGACGACGACGGCCGGGTCGTCGGAATGCTGTGCGTGGTCAGCGAGGACACCGACCGGGTGATCGGCGAGCGGCGGATGTCGACGCTGCGCGACTTGGGCTCGGACCTGAGTGTCGTCCGCAATGAAGAGGAGATCCTGGCCTTCTCCGACCGCCAGCTGAGCCAGAACCTGCGCGACCTGCCGTTCACGCTGACATATCTCTTCGACGACGACGGCAACGCCCGACTGGCCGGCACCAGCGGCGTCCCCGCGGGCCATGCCGCGGCGCCCGACCGTCTGGAAGCCGGGGACGACACCCTGTGGCCAGTGCGACCGCCGGCGCACGGCGAAACCGTCCTGGTCGACCTCGACGAGCACCGGTTGCCCGACCTGCCGACTGGCGCCTGGCCGGATCCTCCCACGCACGCCCTCGTGGTCCCGCTGCAGCAGCAGGGCGGTTCACCGTCCGGATTCCTGGTGGCCACACTCAACCGCTATCGCCGGCTCGACGACGCCTACCGCGGCTTCGTCGCGCTGGTGGCCTCGCACGTGGCCACCGGTCTCGGCCTCGCGCGCAGCTATCAACTGCAGCAGCGGCGGGCCGAGGAACTGACCGAACTTGACCGGGCCAAGACGACGTTCTTCTCGAACATCAGCCACGAGTTCCGCACCCCCCTGACGCTGATCCTTGACCCCGTCGACGCACTCCGGCAGTCCCCGGACCTCACGCCTGAGGCACGTCAGGAGCTGGACGTCGTGTGGCGCAACGGCTTACGGCTGGCAAAGCTGGTGAACTCGCTGCTCGATTTCTCACGAATCGAGGCCGGCCGGGGCCAGGCCGCCTACCACCCAGTCGACATCGGCACGGTCACCGCCGATTTGGCGAGTGTGTTCCGCTCCGCGGTCGATCGCGCCGGGCTGAGTTTCGAGGTGGACTGCCCGCCGCTGGACATGCCCGTGCACCTCGACCTCGACATGTGGGAGAAGGTGATCTTCAATCTGCTGTCGAACGCACTGAAGTTCACCTGCGAGGGCAGCATCGCCGTCACGGCACGTCGCGACGGGGACGCCGCGGTGATTGAGGTGGCGGACACCGGGATCGGGGTTCCGGAAGCCGAGCAGTCCCGGCTGTTCGAGCGGTTCTATCGGATCGAGAACGTGTACGCGCGCTCCAACGAGGGCAGCGGGATCGGTCTGGCCCTGGTCAAGGAACTCGTCGGCCTGCACGGTGGGACGATCGACGCCGTCAGTGCCGAGAACGAGGGCACGACCTTCACGATCCGTGTGCCGTTCGGCACCGCCCACCTGCCTGCCGCGGCGGTCGCAGCCGGTTCCGCCCCGCGCACCAGCGGCGACGGCGCACAACCGTACATCGAAGAGGTGTTGCGCTGGCTGCCCAGCGGATCCGAACCCGACAACAGCGCCGCCCCCGGAACCGACACCTCCCCGGCGCAGGAGAAAGCGCCGCAGACCCGCATCCTCGTCGCCGACGACAACGCCGACATGCGCGAGTACCTCGCGCGCCTGCTGCGCAGCGACGGCTATCGCGTCGACACCGCGGTCGACGGCCGCGAGGCCTTGGAAGCGGTCCGTGCCGACGTACCCCATCTGCTGATCAGTGACGTGATGATGCCACGCATGGACGGGCTGGCGCTGGTCAGTGCACTGCGGGCGGACCGGCGGACGGCGTTGGTGCCCGTTCTTCTGCTGTCCGCACGGGCCGGCCAGGAGGAATCGATCACCGGCCTCGCGGCCGGAGCCGACGACTACCTGGTTAAACCATTCACCGCGGCCGAACTGCTGGCCAGGGCCCGGGCCATCGTCCACCTGGCCCGCCTGCGCGACCACCAGTCGCGTTGGCGCGCAGCCCTGGTGGACTCCCTGCAGGAGGCGTTCTTCCTCTGCGATGAACACGGGTCGGTGATCGAGATCAACGCTGCGTTCACCGAGATCCTCGGATACGACGCGAGCGGACTGCCCTATGAGCAGCGGCATCCGTGGTGGCCTTCCGAGGGGTCCGACCCCGACGCCAACCGCCAGAGCGAAGAGGCGTTCCGAACCCTCCTGGAACAGCCGCACGGCATCCTCTCCGCGGTCCCCGTCATTCATCGCGACGGGCACCGGATGTGGGTCACCGCAACGTTCAACCACGCCGACGATCCCGACACCGGCAGGCGCGTCACCATCGGAACGCTGCGCGACGTCACGGCCGACCACTACCAGGCCCAGCGCGAGACCGCACTGGCGGCGCTCAGCGAACAACTCGCACAAGCGGAGACGTTGGACGGCGCTGTACTGGCCGTCGCAGAAGGCCTGCAGCGCGTCTACAACTCCGACCGCGTTCTGGCGGTCACATTGCCCGGGAGAGACGACGTGGACGCGGCGCCCTCATTGTTCTCGGTGGGCGATTCCGCCGAATGGGCCGATCTCGCTCAGTCCACGCGTGCGACCCTGACGCGGTTGTCGCACGGGGACCTGCTGGTGGCCGACACCAGTGACGCCGGCACGGCCGGCATCGCACTGCAGCATCCGCGCGGGGTTCTGGTCATCTACGTCGAACTTCGCGAGCGGAGGGCGTTCACCCCCGAAGAGCGCACGCTGCTGACCGTTCTGGCGGGTCGCCTCGGCCAGGGACTGCAGCGGGTTCATCTGCTCGACCAGCAGCGCGAGACCGCACTGGCACTGCAGCACGCGATCCTCGGGCCTGCGGTCTCAAGCGGGTTCGCGGTCCGCTACCAGCCCGCCAGCCGGCCGCTGCAGGTCGGCGGCGACTGGTACGACGTGGTCAACCTCGATGACGGCCGGATCGGACTCGTCGTCGGCGACTGTGTCGGACACGGCTTGTCGGCCGCCACAGTGATGGGCCAACTGCGCAGCGCCTGTCGCGCACTGCTGCTCGAACATCTCAGTCCCGCAGCGGCATTGGCCGGTTTGGACCGGTTCGCGATGCATCTGCCCGGCGCCCGTTGCACCACCGTCTTCTGCGGGGTGCTCGACCCGGAGTCCGGCGAACTGGTCTACTCCTGCGCCGGTCACCCACCGCCGATCCTGGTCCATGCCGACCTGTCCACCGAACTGTTGGAGGACGCCCGCGCGATACCGCTGGGACTGCCCCAACACCGAGCGCGCCCCGAGGCCCGTGTGACCATTCGACCGCGCGCGACTCTGGTTCTCTACACCGATGGCCTGGTGGAACGCCGGCGTGAATCGCTCGACGACGGCATCGCGCGGGCGGTCGATGTGGTGCAGGACAATCGCTCCGTCGTGCTGGACGGGCTGGCCAAGCAGCTGATGGCGAATCTGGCCCCCCACAGTGGTTACCAGGACGACGTCGCGCTGCTGCTGTATCGACAACCGGCCCCCTTGGAGTTGGAATTCGCCTCTGACGCAGCACAACTCGCGGGCGTGCGGACCGCCCTCCGCGGCTGGCTGCAGCGGGCCGGCGTGGGCAGGGACCAGGCTCTCGACGTCCTGATCGCCACCGGCGAGGCCATTGCGAATGCGATCGAGCACGGCCATCGCGACACCCCGGGCACGGTGTGCCTGCGCGCGACCGCCTGGGCTGATCGATTGAAGCTCACAGTGATCGACACCGGGAGGTGGGTGAAACCGCAACCCGCCCCCGCCACCGCCGTCACGTCGTTCCGCGGTCGCGGAATCAGCTTGATGCGCGCGTTGATGCAGGACATCGACATTGAACCGGATCACACCGGCACCACCGTCCATCTGAATGCGAGGATCGCCTGATGGCCACCCCGCTGGACCTGCGCAACCGTCGTCTGCCGGACGGCACTCCAGTCTTGGCGGCCGTGGGCGAATTGGATCTCAGCAACATCGCCGCCTTCTCTGCGGCCGTCACGGAGACGCGCGCGTCGGCCCCGAAGGGGACTCGGGTCACCCTCGACCTCAGCGAGGTCTCCTATCTCGACAGCGGCGCCATCAACGTGCTGTTCGACCACGTCGACGGCGTCGACATCGTGGCGCACCCGGATCTGATGGCCGTGTTGAAGATCAGCGGGCTCAGCGACGTCGGGTCCGTTCGCTCCGCGCCGTGACGTCAGTCAGTCCGGGGCACCTGACTCGGCGCGACGTGCCCTGGCCCGGCGCTTCCCTTCATGCATGGCGGCGACCCGTGCGACCGGGATGGTGCGGCCCTGCTCGATCAGGTCGGTGGGCAGTCGCTGCGCCGACGGCATCGCCTCCGTCCACGACTCGCGTGCGTCGGCGAGGCCTACAGCGGTGTGCACCGTGAAGTCGCCCGGCTGGATCCGGCCCAGGTCCGACCACGCCACTGGAAACGACACCGGCAGGCCCGGTCGCCAGCGTGGACTGTACGCGGCGACGACCGTCGCGCCACCGGACCGCGTGGAGTCGACGAAGACCCGACCGCCGCGGTCATCGACGATGAACGCGGTGGTGGCGATGTCGGGATCGAGGGCCTCGGCCCGCGCCGCGATCGCCCGTGTCGCCGCCGCCACGTCATCGACGGGCGCGGAATCGTCGATCGGCACGAACACGTGCAGGCCCCGCGATCCGCTGGTCTTGACCGCACCCTGCAGGCCACAGTCGTCGAGCACGCGTCGCACCAGGTGGGCCACCGCGACGACCGCCGGGAAATCGTCGGCCGTGGGCGGATCGAGATCGATGATCAGGTGCGTTGGCCGGTAGATGTCCTCGGCCAGTCCCAACGCCGGGTGGTACTCGATGGCCCGCTGATTGGCCAACCACAGCAGCGTGCGGCGATCGTTGCACAGCGCGTACCGGATCTCGCGGTGCGAGGCCTCCGCCCAGACCGGGACCGTCGCCACCCACTCGGGGGTGTACTTCGGCACGTTCTTCTGCATGAACGCTTCTCGGCCCCGCAGCACCCGCAACACCGTCAGGGGCCGGTGCGCCAGGCCGGGCAGCATCCTGTCCGCGATGGCGTCGAGATAGTCGATCAGGTCGCGCTTGGTCGCCCCGGCGTCCGGTCCGAGTTGCTGGTCGAGGTTGGTCAACTCGACACCGGCGCGCTGCTCCCCGCCGCTCATGTCCCCACCCTACGACCCCATGCGAAGCCACGTCTTCAGCGACCGGAATCCGTGCCGACACCGCTCAATTGACGCCTACGTCGCGCATTTCCTGCGACCATCGTCTAGGCTCCCGGCCATGATCACCCGGCCCGCCCTGCTGCTCTGCGCGTCCGCGATTGCGTTGGCATGC
The DNA window shown above is from Mycolicibacterium confluentis and carries:
- the ligD gene encoding non-homologous end-joining DNA ligase; its protein translation is MSGGEQRAGVELTNLDQQLGPDAGATKRDLIDYLDAIADRMLPGLAHRPLTVLRVLRGREAFMQKNVPKYTPEWVATVPVWAEASHREIRYALCNDRRTLLWLANQRAIEYHPALGLAEDIYRPTHLIIDLDPPTADDFPAVVAVAHLVRRVLDDCGLQGAVKTSGSRGLHVFVPIDDSAPVDDVAAATRAIAARAEALDPDIATTAFIVDDRGGRVFVDSTRSGGATVVAAYSPRWRPGLPVSFPVAWSDLGRIQPGDFTVHTAVGLADARESWTEAMPSAQRLPTDLIEQGRTIPVARVAAMHEGKRRARARRAESGAPD
- a CDS encoding STAS domain-containing protein; translation: MATPLDLRNRRLPDGTPVLAAVGELDLSNIAAFSAAVTETRASAPKGTRVTLDLSEVSYLDSGAINVLFDHVDGVDIVAHPDLMAVLKISGLSDVGSVRSAP
- a CDS encoding SpoIIE family protein phosphatase encodes the protein MSARDPDRSPSSRVFADGGEVGRDLGQVDWDATPLGPPQQWPQSLQAAVGILLSSRFPMWMAWGPDLTFFCNDGYRRATLGEKYPWALGRPARDVWAEIWDDIGWRVHQVLDTGQATWDTALLLLLKRSGYIEETYHTFSYSPLRDDDGRVVGMLCVVSEDTDRVIGERRMSTLRDLGSDLSVVRNEEEILAFSDRQLSQNLRDLPFTLTYLFDDDGNARLAGTSGVPAGHAAAPDRLEAGDDTLWPVRPPAHGETVLVDLDEHRLPDLPTGAWPDPPTHALVVPLQQQGGSPSGFLVATLNRYRRLDDAYRGFVALVASHVATGLGLARSYQLQQRRAEELTELDRAKTTFFSNISHEFRTPLTLILDPVDALRQSPDLTPEARQELDVVWRNGLRLAKLVNSLLDFSRIEAGRGQAAYHPVDIGTVTADLASVFRSAVDRAGLSFEVDCPPLDMPVHLDLDMWEKVIFNLLSNALKFTCEGSIAVTARRDGDAAVIEVADTGIGVPEAEQSRLFERFYRIENVYARSNEGSGIGLALVKELVGLHGGTIDAVSAENEGTTFTIRVPFGTAHLPAAAVAAGSAPRTSGDGAQPYIEEVLRWLPSGSEPDNSAAPGTDTSPAQEKAPQTRILVADDNADMREYLARLLRSDGYRVDTAVDGREALEAVRADVPHLLISDVMMPRMDGLALVSALRADRRTALVPVLLLSARAGQEESITGLAAGADDYLVKPFTAAELLARARAIVHLARLRDHQSRWRAALVDSLQEAFFLCDEHGSVIEINAAFTEILGYDASGLPYEQRHPWWPSEGSDPDANRQSEEAFRTLLEQPHGILSAVPVIHRDGHRMWVTATFNHADDPDTGRRVTIGTLRDVTADHYQAQRETALAALSEQLAQAETLDGAVLAVAEGLQRVYNSDRVLAVTLPGRDDVDAAPSLFSVGDSAEWADLAQSTRATLTRLSHGDLLVADTSDAGTAGIALQHPRGVLVIYVELRERRAFTPEERTLLTVLAGRLGQGLQRVHLLDQQRETALALQHAILGPAVSSGFAVRYQPASRPLQVGGDWYDVVNLDDGRIGLVVGDCVGHGLSAATVMGQLRSACRALLLEHLSPAAALAGLDRFAMHLPGARCTTVFCGVLDPESGELVYSCAGHPPPILVHADLSTELLEDARAIPLGLPQHRARPEARVTIRPRATLVLYTDGLVERRRESLDDGIARAVDVVQDNRSVVLDGLAKQLMANLAPHSGYQDDVALLLYRQPAPLELEFASDAAQLAGVRTALRGWLQRAGVGRDQALDVLIATGEAIANAIEHGHRDTPGTVCLRATAWADRLKLTVIDTGRWVKPQPAPATAVTSFRGRGISLMRALMQDIDIEPDHTGTTVHLNARIA